A section of the Roseovarius sp. W115 genome encodes:
- a CDS encoding hydroxymethylglutaryl-CoA lyase, with the protein MAEFVEIFEVGPRDGLQNEPGEIAVAEKVALVDCLSRAGFRRIEVASFVSPKWVPQMAGSGEVLAGITRVPSVSYAALTPNMRGFEDAMAAGADEVAIFASASEGFSKANINATIAESLERFAPVAEAAHAAGVPVRGYVSCVSECPYDGPVAPSEVVRVVTALREMGCYEVSLGDTIGRATPERIDAMLAEVIKAVPAAQLAGHFHDTSGRAVENVEVALGHGLRVFDAAVGGLGGCPYAPGAAGNVATETVHDRLVALGYETGLDREVLTKAARMAQTMRGGAIA; encoded by the coding sequence ATGGCGGAGTTTGTCGAAATCTTTGAGGTTGGGCCACGGGACGGGTTGCAGAACGAGCCGGGCGAGATCGCCGTGGCCGAGAAAGTCGCACTGGTCGATTGCCTGAGCCGGGCCGGGTTTCGGCGGATCGAGGTGGCCAGCTTCGTCAGCCCCAAATGGGTGCCGCAGATGGCGGGCTCGGGTGAGGTTCTGGCCGGGATCACGCGTGTGCCGAGTGTGTCCTATGCGGCGCTCACGCCCAATATGCGCGGCTTTGAGGATGCGATGGCGGCAGGGGCCGATGAGGTGGCGATCTTTGCGTCGGCCTCCGAAGGGTTTTCCAAGGCCAATATCAACGCCACCATAGCTGAGAGTCTGGAGCGGTTTGCCCCTGTGGCCGAGGCGGCGCACGCGGCGGGTGTGCCGGTGCGCGGGTATGTGTCTTGTGTCAGCGAGTGCCCCTATGACGGGCCGGTTGCACCCTCCGAGGTGGTGCGCGTGGTCACAGCACTGCGCGAGATGGGGTGCTATGAGGTCTCGTTGGGCGACACGATTGGCCGCGCGACCCCTGAACGGATTGATGCGATGCTGGCCGAAGTGATTAAAGCCGTGCCTGCTGCACAACTGGCAGGACATTTCCACGACACGTCGGGACGGGCGGTGGAAAATGTTGAAGTGGCCCTTGGCCATGGCCTGCGGGTGTTTGATGCGGCTGTCGGTGGTCTGGGCGGGTGCCCCTATGCGCCCGGCGCTGCGGGGAATGTGGCGACCGAGACGGTGCATGACCGGCTGGTTGCGCTGGGGTATGAGACCGGGCTGGACCGTGAGGTTCTGACCAAGGCGGCCCGGATGGCGCAAACCATGCGCGGCGGAGCAATCGCATGA